The window CGCCATTGGCGCTTTCGGCATTGCTTTTTGCCTTGTTGCCATCGAAGGTGACATTTTCAAGATAGAGGGTAGATGCCCCTTCTACAAACACAACGCCGCCGAGTTTGGCGGTATAACCACCATTTTTAACCGTGATGTTTTTGATGGTGGCTATGGTATTATCAATATCAAAAACCGGATAACCTTTGCCGTCAATAGTGTGCCCATTGCCATCGATGATGACGTTGTTCCTAACCACCACCGTGGCTCCGGTAACCACATCAGTTGTGAGACCGCCGAAACTGCTTGCTGCCTCAAGGTCGGCTGTCAGTTTGATGGTACTGCCATCAGCCGCGTTGCCCTGGATAATGTTGGTTTCAGCATCTGTTCCATCGAAGAAGAACCCCAATGCCCGCTGAAGTTCCGCGTAGGTTGAAACCGTGATGGCATCCTCGGATTCAAATACCGCCGGATCAGTAGATTGCTCGCATGACAGGCATGCCAGAAGCAATACCAGACTTAAGGCCATGAGGCCTGGCAGAAGGCGGAAAGAAGCTTTTTTCTTTCCTTGGACCTTTGCCATAACCGGCAATGCCCATTTTAGATACTTTGAACTCATAAATACCTCCTTCAAGGTTGAGTCGATATATTTAGTTAGTATAGGCTAACTATGTTAGCAACATATAACTTTAAAAAGTTTATGTCAACTAACAAAAAGC is drawn from Leadbettera azotonutricia ZAS-9 and contains these coding sequences:
- a CDS encoding pectate lyase-like adhesive domain-containing protein → MSSKYLKWALPVMAKVQGKKKASFRLLPGLMALSLVLLLACLSCEQSTDPAVFESEDAITVSTYAELQRALGFFFDGTDAETNIIQGNAADGSTIKLTADLEAASSFGGLTTDVVTGATVVVRNNVIIDGNGHTIDGKGYPVFDIDNTIATIKNITVKNGGYTAKLGGVVFVEGASTLYLENVTFDGNKAKSNAESANGGGAIYLNPHGSPATPPTLIASNSTFINNEATDGNAGGAIYGVNADIQVTNSTFTGNKAGHGAAISAVGTSKLNITNSTFNTNAASKTAGAILVNHGNALTRGRNGASSVVTKVPAYLNGNTFSGNTATAGLGNDVVLGRFYNAAGGGTSFPEYTDNDKTDVLITGNTAFADLTFAQIERNALAP